The following proteins are co-located in the Malus sylvestris chromosome 13, drMalSylv7.2, whole genome shotgun sequence genome:
- the LOC126597560 gene encoding L-tryptophan--pyruvate aminotransferase 1-like, producing MTMCGTENPTSNNKTSCVSPANGNGMTLPSFPSDHVLNLEQGDPTVFESYWRKMGDKCTMVISGSELMSYISDFTSVCWFLEPALEAAVRRFHRTVGNAVVDGDRHIVVGTGSTQLYQAALYALTSPGRSEPVSVVSAAPYYSSYPDETDYLCSALYKWTGDAYAFNKTRHGPYIEVVNTPNNPDGTLREAVVKNRSDQGKLIHDLAYYWPQYTPITRPADHDIMYFTFSKSTGHAGSRIGWAIVKDREVARKMSKFVELSSLGVSKDSQQRAAKIMGVICDGYENCKSTDNSELFFDHCHQIMGNRWERLRKVVEQSEVFSLPNYPKKYCIFFGDSVEPYPAFAWMEAEEDVDTEKVLRGQIKVQGRTGRRFGVDQRYVRISMLSREDVFNHFLERLSTIKSVTNGH from the exons ATGACAATGTGCGGCACGGAGAACCCTACTTCCAATAACAAAACCTCCTGTGTGTCCCCGGCCAATGGTAACGGCATGACACTGCCTAGTTTTCCATCCGACCATGTCCTCAATCTTGAACA GGGCGACCCGACAGTGTTCGAGTCCTATTGGAGGAAGATGGGGGACAAGTGTACGATGGTGATCTCCGGAAGCGAATTGATGAGCTACATCAGCGATTTCACCAGCGTGTGCTGGTTTTTGGAGCCAGCATTGGAGGCGGCGGTTAGAAGATTTCATCGTACGGTTGGAAACGCCGTCGTGGACGGTGATCGGCATATCGTGGTGGGGACAGGCTCGACTCAGCTCTATCAGGCTGCGCTGTATGCCCTCACTTCCCCCGGCAGGTCCGAGCCCGTCAGCGTTGTGTCTGCCGCCCCTTACTACTCG TCATATCCGGATGAGACAGACTATCTTTGTTCTGCGTTGTACAAATGGACAGGTGATGCATATGCCTTTAACAAAACTAGACATGGACCTTACATTGAGGTGGTCAACACCCCAAACAACCCCGACGGCACTCTCCGAGAGGCCGTCGTAAAGAACAGAAGTGATCAGGGGAAGCTGATTCATGACCTGGCCTACTATTGGCCTCAATACACCCCAATTACTCGTCCGGCCGATCATGACATCATGTACTTCACATTCTCCAAAAGCACAGGACATGCTGGTTCTCGCATTGG ATGGGCCATTGTTAAGGACAGAGAGGTTGCAAGAAAGATGTCAAAGTTTGTAGAGCTGAGTTCACTTGGTGTGTCCAAGGATTCACAGCAACGAGCTGCAAAGATAATGGGAGTGATCTGCGACGGATATGAGAACTGCAAGTCCACTGACAACTCTGAGCTCTTCTTCGACCACTGCCATCAAATAATGGGGAACAGATGGGAGAGGTTAAGAAAAGTGGTCGAGCAAAGTGAAGTTTTCAGCCTACCCAACTACCCCAAAAAGTACTGCATCTTCTTTGGAGATTCCGTTGAACCATATCCAG CATTTGCATGGATGGAGGCGGAGGAGGATGTAGACACAGAGAAGGTTCTGAGAGGACAGATTAAGGTACAAGGAAGAACAGGGAGGCGCTTTGGGGTTGATCAGAGGTACGTCAGGATTAGCATGCTGAGCAGGGAAGACGTGTTTAACCACTTCTTGGAGAGATTATCAACTATCAAGTCCGTTACTAATGGTCATTAA
- the LOC126596809 gene encoding COP1-interactive protein 1-like, with protein MKTARGDSPAAPKIVIDLTSSKGEKERTATFVPVTPIASKAASSIAEKIAQRKSSSVPLVPKFVPKRPSGTKPDLPLKRLATMKSDKVPLSAKVAPNTASSAAATISSADKNEAARSGRLEESAKAVSEEAAKICALLKPDLLEDMDVCAQFVDGVKEIVGPSLFAKHTPEYRKTALLAMMQKTTILAAESMFLDQEDTKAAKEMARTMAAEAYSSVEKIKKLESELAALKESHTSDPTSQQLEAAHQEIMDLKTRFDAVQPKNESAEKEIERYIPQIRDLERSISELRSAAYAKDEELIATYNQAIHFKEVADRLEPQVSELQGVLKTNDNLKKEIEELQRVRACLFEENEQLKSEKNGFEASLIQNQSDFYKLGYVDHLYGRPSDFEFSAGGVDTQAGAVEGKGSEDAAAENTKAAEGVTTEQLGDVQTTEE; from the exons atgaagactgCTCGTGGGGATTCTCCGGCTGCTCCCAAGATTGTGATTGACCTGACTTCCTCTAAGGGCGAGAAAGAACGAACTGCTACATTTGTGCCAGTAACGCCTATTGCTTCGAAGGCTGCTAGCTCGATTGCTGAAAAAATTGCTCAGCGTAAAAGTTCTTCCGTGCCTTTGGTACCGAAGTTTGTGCCAAAACGTCCGTCCGGGACTAAACCTGACTTACCCTTGAAGAGacttgctactatgaagagtGATAAGGTGCCCCTgtctgctaaagtggcgccgaATACTGCTTCTTCCGCTGCTGCAACCATCTCGTCTGCTGATAAGAATGAAGCTGCTCGCTCAGGCAGGCTTGAAGAATCCGCCAAGGCCGTTTCTGAGGAGGCTGCTAAGATTTGTGCtcttttgaaaccagatcttcttgaagacatggatgTATGCGCccagtttgttgatggcgtcaaaGAGATTGTTGGTCCGAGTCTTTTTGCAAAGCATACACCCGAGTATAGGAAGACTGCTCTGCTAGCCATGATGCAGAAAACAACAATTCTGGCAGCCGAGTCTATGTTCCTTGACCAAGAGGACACCAAGGCtgctaaagagatggcaagaactATGGCTGCCGAAGCTTATTCCTCGGttgaaaaaatcaaaaaattggaatctgagcTTGCTGCTTTGAAGGAATCTCATACTTCTGACCCCACTTCTCAGCAGCTTGAGGCCGCTCACCAGGAGAtcatggatttgaagactaggTTTGATGCGGTCCAACCAAAgaatgaaagtgcagagaaggaaatcgagcgttacatacctcagattcgaGATCTTGAACGCTCCATATCTGAACTTCGctccgctgcttatgcaaaggatgaagaattgATTGCTACTTACAACCAAGCGATCCACTTCAAAGAGGTTGCTGACAGGCTTGAGCCTCAAGTGTCAGAACTTCAAGGTGTTTTGAAGACCAACGACAATCTGAAGAAAGAAATTGAGGAGTTGCAGCGAGTTCGTGCTTGCCTGTTTGAGGAGAATGAGCAGTTGAAGAGTGAGAAAAATGGTTTCGAGGCTTCGCTTATTCAGAACCAAtctgatttctacaagctgggcTATGTAGATCATCTCTATGGGCGgccgtctgactttgagttttccg CTGGAGGAGTTGATACCCAGGCTGGAGCAGTCGAGGGTAAAGGTTCGGAGGATGCCGCTGCTGAGAACACcaaggctgctgaaggtgtaaCAACCGAGCAGTTGGGAGATGTCCAAACTACcgaagagtag
- the LOC126597559 gene encoding AP-1 complex subunit mu-2-like: MAGAVSALFLLDIKGRVLIWRDYRGDVSAAQAERFFTKLIEKEVDPESHDPVVHDNGVSYLFIQHNNVYLMTASRQNCNAASLLFFLHRIVDVFKHYFEELEEESLRDNFVVVYELLDEMMDFGYPQYTEAKILSEFIKTDAYRMEVTQRPPMAVTNAVSWRSEGIRYKKNEVFLDVVESVNILVNSNGQIIRSDVVGALKMRTYLSGMPECKLGLNDRVLLEAQGRATKGKAIDLEDIKFHQCVRLARFENDRTISFVPPDGAFDLMTYRLSTQVKPLIWVECQIERHSKSRIEILVKARSQFKERSTATNVEIEVPVVSDATNPDVRTSLGSAAYAPESDALIWKIRSFPGGKEYMLRAEFRLPSVTAEESTPERKAPIRVKFEIPYFTVSGIQVRYLKIIEKSGYQALPWVRYITMAGEYELRLV, encoded by the exons ATGGCAGGGGCAGTCTCGGCGCTGTTCCTCCTAGACATCAAAGGCCGCGTTCTCATCTGGCGCGACTACCGCGGCGACGTCTCCGCCGCTCAAGCCGAGCGCTTCTTCACTAAGCTCATCGAGAAAGAG GTTGATCCGGAATCTCATGATCCAGTTGTTCACGATAATGGCGTGAGCTACTTGTTTATACAGCATAACAATGTTTACTTGATGACTGCGTCCAGGCAGAACTGCAATGCGGCTAGTCTTCTCTTCTTTCTACACCGAATAGTCGAT GTGTTCAAGCATTACTTTGAAGAGTTAGAAGAAGAATCGCTTAGGGATAACTTTGTGGTTGTG TATGAGTTGCTCGATGAAATGATGGACTTTGGTTACCCTCAGTATACTGAAGCCAAGATTCTCAGCGAATTTATCAAGACTGATGCTTACAGGATGGAAGTTACACAGAGACCTCCCATGGCCGTAACAAATGCGGTGTCTTGGCGAAGTGAAGGGATACGTTACAAGAAGAATGAG GTTTTCCTGGATGTGGTGGAGAGTGTTAATATACTAGTCAACAGCAATGGACAAATCATTAGGTCTGATGTTGTTGGTGCCTTGAAGATGAGAACTTATTTGAG TGGTATGCCTGAATGTAAGCTGGGCTTAAATGATAGAGTGTTATTGGAGGCACAAGGGCGAGCAACAAAGGGAAAGGCCATTGATTTGGAAGACATCAAATTTCATCA GTGTGTTCGTTTGGCTCGGTTTGAAAATGACCGGACAATATCTTTTGTACCACCTGATGGAGCTTTTGATCTCATGACATATAGGCTGAGTACACAG gTTAAGCCTCTAATTTGGGTTGAATGTCAAATTGAAAGGCATTCAAAAAGTCGCATTGAGATTCTGGTAAAAGCTAGAAGCCAGTTCAAGGAGCGTAG TACTGCAACAAACGTTGAGATTGAGGTTCCTGTGGTATCTGATGCCACTAACCCTGATGTTCGGACATCATTAGGATCTGCAGCATATGCACCTGAAAGTGATGCGCTTATCTGGAAAATAAGATCTTTTCCCGGAGGCAAG GAATACATGTTGAGAGCAGAGTTTCGTCTTCCAAGTGTAACAGCTGAAGAATCAACTCCTGAGAGAAAAGCGCCTATACGTGTGAAGTTCGAGATACCATAtttcactgtttctggaatACAG GTTCGTTACCTCAAGATTATTGAAAAAAGCGGATACCAAGCTCTTCCATGGGTGAGATACATAACCATGGCTGGCGAGTATGAATTAAGACTGGTATAA
- the LOC126596810 gene encoding uncharacterized protein LOC126596810, with protein sequence MIMKEDLTLADSFALAEKHALWDEARQAEKAPEQPRKELATAQKKDEKQPNKGRQEFKRRDRPTTKEGPMTNNYSKFSIPIHQILRDVKNEPWFKLPRQSKGDTSKLDHTKYCAFHRGPGHTTNDCYTWKNYLEKLVKEGKVDRYLDKPAEQPKRNADGDEEPPTKTIRINGIFAESEHLGATNNSKKRKIQQALLISQVHAVDTQPGPIIGFTEQDAGGVDFPHDDALVVSVQLAHAIVDRMMVDNGSAVNLLQLSVIQKMGLESTIIRRAEVLTGFNGHTSTAIGHIILDVKTPPVVSKQTFTIVSDPCLYNGILGRPWLIKLDAVTSVKYQKIRFRIPGGGVGEIKSDQVSSRRCTVQMLKETKKKTFTPVKVTEVQKGKEIAK encoded by the coding sequence atgatcatgaaagaagacctAACTCTAGCAGATTCCTTTGCTCTAGCAGAAAAGCATGcgctttgggacgaggctcgacAAGCAGAAAAAGCTCCCGAACAACCTCGAAAAGAGTTGGCAACTGCTCAAAAGAAGGATGAAAAACAACCCAACAAGGGCAGGCAGGAGTTCAAGCGCAGGGACCGACCCACGACCAAAGAAGGCCCAATGACCAACAACTATTCTAAGTTCTCAAttccgattcatcaaatccttcgAGACGTCAAGAATGAACCATGGTTCAAGTTGCCGAGGCAGTCAAAaggagatacttccaagttggacCATACTAAGTACTGCGCATTCCACCGAGGTCCCGGTCACACAACCAACGATtgctacacttggaagaactacctagagAAACTCGTGAAAGAAGGCAAAGTCGATAGATATTTGGACAAGCCAGCTGAGCAGCCAAAAAGGAATGCAGACGGAGATGAGGAGCCACCAACTAAGACGATTCGAATCAATGGCATTTTCGCTGAGTCCGAGCACTTAGGGGCTACTAATAACTCcaaaaagaggaagatccagCAGGCTTTACTAATCTCACAAGTTCATGCAGTCGATACCCAACCTGGACCTATCATTGGCTTCACAGAGCAGGATGCAGGAGGAGTCGACTTCCCACACGACGATGCATTAGTAGTATCTGTCCAACTAGCCCATGCTATAGTCGACAGGATGATGGTTGACAATGGAAGTGCGGTCAACCTACTTCAACTTTCAGTCATTCAGAAGATGGGCTTGGAAAGTACAATCATACGCCGGGCAGAGGTACTTACTGGATTCAACGGACACACCTCAACTGCCATCGGTCATATCATACTTGACGTAAAAACACCGCCAGTCGTCTCAAAGCAAACATTCACGATTGTAAGCGACCCATGTCTCTACAATGGGATTCTTGGGAGACCTTGGTTGATCAAGCTGGATGCTGTCACTTCCGTTAAGTATCAAAAAATCCGATTTCGCATCCCGGGAGGAGGAGTCGGAGAGATCAAGTCTGACCAGGTTTCATCCCGACGATGCACTGTGCAAATgttaaaagaaacaaagaagaagaccTTTACCCCCGTAAAGGTTACCGAAGTCCAAAAGGGTAAAGAAATTgccaaatag
- the LOC126597558 gene encoding uncharacterized protein LOC126597558, which yields MLTSLEKMIRLWIAALQFSELFVSSLFHMLYGFYIFSTAVAGDLSQALNDLLSKPNVSIQVKDEVAQRDLSANGSLPPIVLVHGIFGFGKGRLGSLSYFAGAEKKDDRVLVPDLGSLTSIYDRARELFYYLKGGRVDYGEEHSKACGHSQFGRIYEQGHYPEWDEDHPIHFVGHSAGAQVVRVLQQMLADKAFKGFENTNENWVLSLTSLSGAFNGTTRTYLDGFQPEDGKTLKPICLLQLCRLGVIIYDWFNIPWLKAYYNFGFDHFNLTWKKMGVRGLVDCLLGNSGPFASGDWILPDLTLQGSIRLNSHLHSFPNTYYFSYATKRTKKVLGVTVPSSIFGIHPLLFIRVLQMSQWRHPPDVSPPYKGYRDEDWQDNDGALNTISMTRPLLPIEHPSRFLKDESDCHPLQPGIWYYKIVEADHIFFIVNRERAGVQFDLIYNSIFERCRKHVFRKTPQTLPNETHH from the exons ATGCTGACGAGTTTGGAGAAAATGATAAGACTATGGATTGCGGCGCTGCAATTTTCGGAGCTCTTTGTGAGCAGCTTGTTTCACATGCTGTACGGGTTCTATATCTTTAGCACCGCCGTGGCCGGCGATCTGTCGCAGGCGCTGAACGATTTGCTCTCGAAGCCGAACGTGAGCATTCAGGTGAAGGATGAGGTGGCACAGAGAGACCTGTCGGCCAATGGCAGCCTGCCACCTATTGTTTTGGTTCATGGGATATTTGGTTTTGGCAAAGGG AGATTGGGAAGTTTATCGTATTTCGCCGGGGCGGAGAAGAAGGATGACAGGGTTCTGGTGCCTGATTTGGGATCTCTTACGAGCATTTATGATAG GGCTCGTGAATTGTTCTACTATTTGAAGGGTGGGCGAGTCGATTATGGTGAAGAACACAGCAAGGCTTGTGGGCACTCACAATTCGGTCGAATTTACGAACAAG GGCACTACCCTGAATGGGATGAGGATCACCCTATTCACTTTGTCGGCCATTCAGCCGGAGCACAGGTTGTCCGTGTGCTGCAGCAAATGCTTGCTGATAAG GCGTTCAAGGGGTTTGAGAACACGAATGAGAATTGGGTACTGAGCTTAACATCATTGTCAGGAGCATTCAATGGGACAACAAGAACCTACTTGGATGGATTTCA GCCAGAAGATGGAAAAACTTTGAAACCAATATGTCTGCTGCAGTTATGCCGGCTAGGAGTGATCATTTACGATTGGTTTAACATTCCCTGGCTGAAGGCTTATTACAACTTTGGATTTGATCACTTTAACCTCACATGGAAGAAAATGGGTGTGAGGGGTCTTGTTGATTGCCTCTTGGGAAACTCAGGCCCGTTCGCTTCTGGTGATTGGATTCTCCCAGACCTAACACTTCAAGGCTCCATAAGACTTAACAGCCATCTCCATTCCTTCCCCAACACATATTACTTCAGCTATGCCACTAAGCGTACCAAGAAGGTGTTGGGTGTCACAGTTCCTTCAAGTATATTCGGAATTCATCCATTGCTTTTTATTAGAGTGTTGCAGATGAGCCAATGGCGTCACCCTCCAGATGTCTCTCCCCCGTACAAAGGCTACAG GGATGAGGATTGGCAGGACAATGATGGCGCTTTGAATACCATCTCCATGACACGCCCTCTTCTTCCAATTGAACATCCAAGCCGTTTTTTAAAAGATGAATCAGATTGTCATCCCTTGCAACCGGGCATCTG GTACTACAAGATTGTGGAAGCCGATCACATATTCTTCATTGTGAATCGGGAGAGAGCCGGAGTTCAGTTTGATCTGATATACAACAGCATTTTCGAACGCTGCAGAAAGCATGTATTTAGAAAAACTCCTCAGACTTTACCGAACGAAACACACCATTAG